In one window of Flavobacterium ginsengisoli DNA:
- a CDS encoding DUF5916 domain-containing protein → MKKIIFLSFLLCSMLSYGQKKSIQAQVTSHTISIDGKLDEPAWENVPIATDFIMLEPDNGKAIPYEKRTEVKVIYNNDAIYIGAMMYDNEPSKILKEISQRDNFGTADLFGVFINGFNDGQQDFMFYVSAADVQGDCIMTDANGEDYSWDAVWISKASLTENGWIVEMKIPYSALRFSGENKQIWGINFFREIKRDRYKYTWNFVDRKIGTFTQQAGTLEGIENIKPPTRLFFMPYASYYLNASDGQKTYGTIKGGMDIKYGITDAFTVDAILIPDFGQTKYDDQILNLGPFEQQFNENRAFFTEGTDLFSKGNIFYSRRIGGAPSIDPSLNENEEITELPAAVNLVNALKLSGRTKDGLGIGVLNAVTEKTFATIKNTESGETRQVIVEPLTNYNVLVLDQRFRKNSSVTFINTNVTRNGHVRDANVTGLAWDLNTKANTYSLYGNVKYSMINDIQDKNGVYSTIGLAETSGNYRYSIGSDFVTKDYDPNDLGINFYTNYYNFYGNANYRILNPTKRFNTFRINYNMYTEFNKESGKLQDNSVNANLNLTTVKNNYYGTGITFYPLETYDYYEPRAANRYVAIPRRIDTWGSISTNYNHKFAIDLNGTFNVFDQSDRLTYGFDIGPRYRFSDKLLLNYFFSYIRKNNNKGYIDQIDSDNNATTPNDIIFANRNVITYSNTLGGKYAVNSAMTINLAVRQYWSYADNKDILILDSNGDLNPYPQYTNNKNSSFYSWNADLSYSWWFAPGSQLSALYRNNATNFERVIDKDYRHNVAGLLNNDALKHIFSISVKYFIDYNAVKNKVRKRA, encoded by the coding sequence ATGAAAAAAATTATTTTCCTCAGTTTTCTATTATGCTCCATGTTGAGTTATGGCCAGAAAAAATCAATTCAGGCGCAAGTAACTTCTCATACTATTTCTATTGATGGAAAACTAGACGAACCTGCTTGGGAAAATGTGCCAATTGCCACAGATTTTATCATGCTGGAACCAGACAATGGTAAAGCTATTCCGTACGAGAAACGTACCGAAGTTAAAGTCATTTATAATAATGATGCAATTTATATTGGCGCAATGATGTATGACAATGAACCATCTAAGATTCTAAAAGAAATCTCGCAGCGTGATAATTTTGGAACAGCAGATCTTTTTGGCGTCTTTATAAATGGTTTTAATGACGGACAGCAGGATTTTATGTTTTATGTTTCTGCAGCCGATGTTCAAGGTGATTGCATTATGACCGATGCAAATGGGGAAGATTATTCTTGGGATGCTGTTTGGATCAGTAAAGCTTCTTTGACAGAAAACGGTTGGATTGTTGAAATGAAAATTCCGTATTCAGCTCTACGCTTTTCTGGAGAAAACAAACAAATTTGGGGAATTAATTTCTTTAGAGAAATCAAACGCGATCGCTATAAATATACTTGGAATTTTGTCGATAGAAAGATTGGTACTTTTACGCAGCAAGCAGGAACTTTAGAAGGAATTGAAAACATAAAACCTCCTACTCGTTTGTTTTTTATGCCTTATGCTTCTTATTATCTGAATGCTTCTGACGGACAAAAAACATACGGAACAATTAAAGGAGGAATGGATATTAAATACGGCATAACAGATGCTTTTACTGTTGATGCTATTTTAATTCCAGATTTTGGACAGACAAAATATGACGATCAGATTTTAAATCTTGGTCCTTTTGAACAGCAGTTTAACGAAAATAGAGCCTTTTTTACAGAAGGGACGGACTTATTTAGCAAAGGGAATATATTTTATTCACGAAGAATTGGAGGCGCACCATCAATTGATCCTTCGCTAAATGAAAATGAAGAAATTACAGAATTGCCCGCTGCTGTAAATTTGGTGAACGCCTTAAAATTATCGGGAAGAACAAAAGACGGACTCGGAATTGGAGTTCTAAATGCTGTGACGGAAAAAACTTTTGCTACTATAAAAAACACAGAAAGTGGCGAAACGAGACAAGTAATCGTTGAACCGCTTACGAATTATAATGTATTGGTCTTGGACCAGCGTTTTAGAAAAAACTCGTCGGTTACTTTTATCAATACCAATGTAACTCGAAATGGCCACGTTAGAGATGCAAATGTCACTGGTTTAGCTTGGGACTTAAACACCAAAGCAAATACCTATAGCTTGTATGGAAATGTTAAATACAGTATGATAAACGATATTCAAGACAAAAACGGGGTTTATTCTACAATTGGTTTGGCCGAAACGAGCGGAAACTACAGATATAGCATAGGCTCAGATTTTGTTACAAAAGATTACGATCCCAATGATTTGGGTATTAATTTCTACACTAATTATTATAATTTTTACGGAAATGCCAATTATAGAATCCTAAATCCAACGAAACGTTTTAATACTTTTAGGATTAATTATAATATGTATACCGAATTCAATAAAGAATCTGGAAAACTACAGGATAATAGCGTCAATGCCAATTTAAACCTTACAACCGTAAAAAACAACTATTACGGAACCGGAATTACTTTTTATCCGTTAGAAACTTACGATTATTATGAACCGCGTGCTGCGAACAGATATGTTGCAATTCCGAGAAGAATAGACACTTGGGGAAGCATTTCTACCAACTACAATCATAAGTTTGCAATAGATTTAAATGGCACTTTTAATGTATTTGACCAATCTGATCGTCTTACATATGGTTTTGATATTGGTCCGAGATATCGTTTCAGCGATAAGCTTTTGCTAAACTACTTCTTTAGTTATATTAGAAAAAACAACAATAAAGGTTATATCGATCAAATTGATAGCGACAATAATGCAACAACTCCAAACGATATTATTTTTGCAAATAGAAATGTTATCACTTATTCTAATACTTTAGGAGGCAAATATGCTGTAAACAGTGCCATGACAATAAATTTAGCTGTCCGTCAATATTGGTCTTATGCCGATAATAAAGACATTCTAATTTTAGATTCAAATGGAGATCTTAATCCTTATCCGCAGTATACCAACAATAAAAATTCAAGTTTTTATTCTTGGAATGCCGATTTATCTTATTCTTGGTGGTTTGCCCCAGGTAGTCAGCTTTCTGCTTTGTACCGAAATAATGCGACTAATTTTGAACGAGTTATTGATAAAGACTACAGACATAATGTTGCAGGATTATTAAATAATGATGCTCTAAAACATATTTTTTCTATTAGTGTAAAATATTTTATTGACTACAACGCCGTCAAAAATAAAGTCAGAAAAAGAGCTTAG
- the gpmI gene encoding 2,3-bisphosphoglycerate-independent phosphoglycerate mutase, with protein sequence MNKKVILMILDGWGKSPDPKVSAIDNANVPFINSLYKNYPSAQLRTDGLNVGLPEGQMGNSEVGHMNLGAGRIVYQDLAKINLAVEHKTLAKEQVLIDAFTYAKDNNKKVHFLGLVSDGGVHSHTSHLRGLIDASQEYGLDQVYIHAFTDGRDVDPKSGAKYIHDLEDYIKDTPVKIASIIGRYYAMDRDKRWERVKLAYDLVVNGVGTPSTNPVSSVLESYEKDVTDEFIEPVVMVDANAKPLATIVEGDVVIFFNFRTDRGRELTEALSQQDFHEQNMHKLNLYYVTLTNYDETYQNVKVVYNKDNITETLGEVLEKAGKKQIRIAETEKYPHVTFFFSGGRETPFEGESRILRNSPKVATYDLKPEMSAYELADALVPELNKGEVDFVCLNFANGDMVGHTGIMEVAIKACEAVDACAKKVIDAALANDYTTIVIADHGNCETMINPDGSPNTAHTTNPVPIILVDKQLKSIQDGVLGDIAPTILELMGVQQPNAMTCHSLL encoded by the coding sequence ATGAACAAAAAAGTTATCCTTATGATTTTAGACGGTTGGGGAAAATCTCCTGACCCTAAAGTATCTGCAATAGACAATGCAAATGTTCCTTTTATAAACAGTCTTTATAAAAACTACCCAAGTGCACAACTTAGAACTGACGGATTAAATGTTGGTTTGCCAGAAGGACAAATGGGAAATAGCGAAGTTGGACACATGAATCTGGGTGCAGGAAGAATTGTATACCAAGATTTAGCCAAAATAAATTTAGCTGTAGAGCATAAAACATTAGCAAAAGAGCAAGTTTTGATTGATGCTTTTACTTACGCTAAAGACAACAATAAGAAAGTACACTTTTTAGGATTAGTTTCGGATGGTGGTGTTCACTCACATACTTCACACCTTCGCGGATTAATCGATGCTTCTCAAGAGTATGGTTTGGATCAAGTTTACATTCACGCTTTTACAGACGGCCGAGATGTTGACCCTAAATCTGGAGCAAAATATATTCATGATCTTGAAGATTATATTAAAGATACTCCTGTAAAAATCGCTTCTATCATTGGTCGTTACTATGCAATGGACCGTGATAAAAGATGGGAACGTGTAAAATTAGCTTACGATCTTGTAGTAAACGGTGTTGGAACTCCATCAACAAATCCCGTTTCTAGTGTTTTGGAAAGCTATGAAAAAGACGTTACTGACGAATTCATCGAACCAGTTGTTATGGTTGATGCTAATGCAAAACCTCTTGCAACTATTGTAGAAGGTGATGTTGTAATCTTCTTTAACTTCAGAACAGATAGAGGGCGCGAACTTACTGAAGCACTTTCTCAGCAAGATTTCCACGAGCAAAACATGCACAAGCTAAACTTATATTATGTAACATTGACAAACTACGACGAGACATATCAAAACGTAAAAGTGGTTTACAATAAAGATAATATCACAGAAACTCTTGGTGAGGTTTTAGAAAAAGCTGGCAAAAAACAAATCAGAATTGCTGAAACAGAGAAATATCCTCACGTAACTTTCTTCTTCTCTGGAGGAAGAGAAACTCCTTTTGAAGGCGAATCTAGAATATTAAGAAACTCTCCAAAAGTAGCAACTTACGATTTAAAACCAGAAATGAGCGCTTACGAACTGGCTGATGCTCTTGTTCCAGAATTGAACAAAGGTGAAGTTGATTTCGTTTGTTTAAACTTCGCAAATGGTGACATGGTTGGCCATACTGGAATTATGGAAGTCGCAATTAAAGCTTGTGAAGCGGTTGACGCTTGCGCGAAAAAAGTTATCGATGCTGCTCTTGCTAACGATTACACTACAATTGTAATTGCAGATCACGGAAACTGCGAAACAATGATCAATCCTGACGGATCTCCAAATACAGCTCACACAACAAACCCAGTGCCGATTATTTTAGTTGACAAACAACTTAAAAGCATTCAAGATGGTGTTTTAGGTGATATTGCTCCAACAATTTTAGAATTAATGGGAGTTCAGCAACCAAATGCTATGACTTGTCATTCATTATTGTAG
- a CDS encoding DUF445 domain-containing protein produces METIIDRDIAKVKALKKMKRNALGLLGIAVLLFLIAIYFKIPMLQAFSEAAMVGGIADWFAVVALFRHPMGIPIWHTAIIPTKKNEIGENLGNFVSEEFLDREKMEIKLDEFNFAVKASDWISHEENANKIANVVTINVIPGILRTIKDEDVKRFIQVQFKEKIEGVNFGNWVAVALEPLQKGELKNQMLTNLLEVMSTELTNNKDLIRQKVKASTPLLSFGLADKSITEGVFNGLQDFLNEAKKPESAVRLKIDEYIFNFLEKVKNSEEMRIKINDIILGFVGKKEVQDYINGIWDEIKLSITNDLSKGDDSSIKNSIAGLIQTFGNGIKEDAIMIDKINNFIKNDLLSILLNNKKVIGDLISSTVKSWDGKEVSEKLELEIGKDLQYIRINGTLVGGVIGLIIYGVEQLYHLFL; encoded by the coding sequence ATGGAAACTATTATAGATCGAGATATTGCCAAAGTAAAAGCTCTTAAGAAAATGAAGAGAAATGCTTTGGGACTTTTGGGTATTGCAGTACTGTTGTTTTTAATCGCTATTTATTTTAAAATTCCGATGCTGCAGGCTTTTAGCGAAGCGGCTATGGTGGGCGGAATTGCCGATTGGTTTGCTGTTGTGGCATTATTTCGACATCCGATGGGAATTCCGATTTGGCATACGGCAATTATTCCTACCAAGAAAAATGAAATAGGAGAGAATCTTGGGAATTTCGTTTCTGAGGAATTTCTGGATCGAGAAAAAATGGAAATTAAATTGGATGAATTTAATTTTGCGGTGAAAGCTTCAGATTGGATTTCGCACGAAGAAAATGCTAATAAAATAGCAAATGTTGTTACAATTAATGTTATTCCTGGAATCTTACGAACGATTAAAGATGAAGATGTAAAAAGATTTATTCAGGTTCAATTTAAAGAAAAAATAGAAGGAGTTAATTTCGGAAATTGGGTTGCTGTTGCTTTAGAACCTTTGCAAAAAGGAGAATTGAAAAATCAGATGCTGACGAATCTTCTCGAAGTAATGAGCACTGAATTGACTAATAATAAAGATTTAATTAGACAAAAAGTAAAAGCTTCGACTCCACTTCTAAGTTTTGGACTGGCAGATAAAAGCATTACCGAAGGTGTTTTTAATGGCTTACAAGATTTTTTAAATGAAGCCAAAAAGCCAGAAAGCGCAGTTCGTTTAAAGATTGATGAATACATTTTTAATTTCTTAGAAAAGGTAAAGAATTCAGAAGAAATGAGAATTAAAATTAATGATATCATTTTGGGTTTTGTCGGAAAAAAAGAAGTTCAAGATTACATCAACGGAATTTGGGACGAAATTAAATTATCCATTACAAACGATTTGAGTAAAGGCGACGATTCTTCTATTAAAAATAGCATCGCAGGGTTAATTCAGACTTTTGGAAATGGAATTAAAGAAGATGCAATAATGATTGATAAGATCAATAATTTCATTAAAAATGATTTATTATCAATTCTTTTAAATAACAAAAAAGTGATTGGGGATTTAATTTCTTCAACTGTAAAAAGTTGGGACGGAAAAGAAGTTTCTGAAAAACTAGAATTAGAAATAGGAAAAGATCTTCAATATATCAGGATTAACGGTACATTAGTTGGTGGTGTTATTGGGCTTATTATTTATGGTGTGGAACAATTGTATCATTTATTTTTATAA
- the map gene encoding type I methionyl aminopeptidase, whose amino-acid sequence MRESALIVSKTLGMIASEIKEGVTTLYLDKLAEEFIRDHGAVPSFLGLYDFPNSLCMSPNAQVVHGIPNNIPLKSGDVISVDCGAFKNGYHGDHAYSFEIGEVAPEVKKLLRVTKESLYVGIREFKAGNRVEDVGNAIQKYTEAHGYGVVRELVGHGVGQKMHEEPEMPNYGKRGRGKLFVEGMVVAIEPMINMGTRNIKQLKDGWTILTADGKPSAHFEHDVALVDGKPELLSTFQYIYKALGIESNEEDEFRQVPLVL is encoded by the coding sequence ATGCGCGAAAGTGCTTTAATCGTATCAAAAACATTAGGAATGATTGCTTCTGAAATTAAAGAGGGAGTAACCACATTATATCTTGACAAATTAGCCGAAGAATTTATTCGTGATCACGGTGCAGTTCCAAGTTTCCTTGGATTGTACGATTTCCCGAATTCGCTTTGCATGAGCCCAAATGCTCAGGTTGTTCACGGTATTCCTAATAATATTCCTCTAAAAAGTGGTGATGTTATTTCAGTTGATTGTGGCGCTTTTAAAAATGGTTACCACGGAGATCATGCGTACAGTTTCGAAATTGGAGAAGTTGCACCAGAAGTTAAAAAACTTTTACGTGTCACTAAAGAATCTCTTTACGTTGGAATTAGAGAATTTAAAGCTGGAAATCGTGTAGAAGATGTTGGAAATGCGATTCAAAAATATACTGAAGCTCACGGTTACGGAGTAGTTCGTGAATTGGTCGGACATGGTGTCGGACAAAAAATGCACGAAGAACCAGAAATGCCAAATTACGGAAAACGAGGAAGAGGAAAGCTTTTTGTTGAAGGAATGGTCGTAGCAATCGAACCAATGATTAACATGGGGACTAGAAACATTAAACAACTAAAAGACGGCTGGACAATCTTGACTGCTGACGGAAAACCTAGTGCGCATTTTGAGCACGATGTAGCTTTGGTTGACGGAAAACCTGAGTTATTATCTACTTTCCAATATATCTACAAAGCTTTAGGAATCGAAAGCAACGAAGAAGACGAATTCAGACAAGTTCCATTAGTATTATAA
- a CDS encoding class I SAM-dependent methyltransferase, translating to MKKLFKLVLNTIPRPILIRLSYVARPILAFSLKGDKFTDPIDGKSFKSFLPYGYGKQRNNVLSPSTLSLERHRLLWLYLNDQTDFFTAPKKVLHFAPEQAFYKRFRKQKNLDYTTTDLLSPLADVKADICNLPFKDNEYDVILCNHVLEHIPDDTKAMQELFRVLKPGGMAILQIPQDLSREVTFADDSITDQKERAKIFGQYDHVRVYGRDYFDKLRSIGFIVIEEDYTNKIAPELVEKYCLAKGEIIPLCFKQEN from the coding sequence GTGAAAAAACTTTTCAAATTAGTTTTAAATACAATCCCGCGTCCAATATTAATTCGTTTGAGTTATGTGGCGCGTCCAATTTTAGCTTTCTCTTTAAAAGGAGATAAATTTACAGATCCAATTGACGGAAAAAGCTTTAAATCGTTTTTGCCTTACGGATACGGAAAACAGCGTAATAATGTACTTTCGCCAAGTACACTTTCTTTAGAAAGACACCGTTTGCTTTGGTTGTATTTAAACGATCAGACTGATTTTTTTACAGCGCCAAAAAAAGTATTGCATTTTGCCCCAGAACAAGCTTTTTATAAAAGATTCCGTAAGCAAAAAAACCTTGATTATACAACAACCGATTTACTTTCTCCTTTGGCAGATGTAAAAGCAGATATCTGCAATTTACCTTTCAAAGACAATGAATATGATGTTATTTTATGCAATCACGTTTTAGAACATATTCCTGATGACACAAAAGCAATGCAGGAATTATTCAGAGTTTTAAAGCCTGGCGGAATGGCAATTTTGCAGATTCCTCAAGATTTATCTCGTGAAGTTACATTTGCAGATGATTCTATTACAGATCAAAAAGAACGTGCTAAAATCTTCGGACAATACGATCACGTGCGTGTTTACGGACGCGATTATTTTGACAAATTAAGAAGCATTGGTTTTATTGTTATCGAAGAAGATTATACCAATAAAATTGCACCAGAATTGGTTGAAAAATACTGTTTAGCAAAGGGCGAAATTATTCCGCTTTGCTTTAAACAGGAAAACTAA
- a CDS encoding DEAD/DEAH box helicase: protein MEPTKSFQFCFDISFEKNLNAYIPTAYIVENTSEIKYLDKKATKGVLESFGIDYETLDHNSKKILTICESLKPEFVFKKFSTKVKSAKTIADLQKDSKIDFAIRQHLKINLSPFYSLIVQEQYPLSIDLGPEKDFYRSRVSIDPLDFEPQIQFDKHSEGITYTLSLKENETTFLPMDNKVDILSDEPGWLIVNKKLGQLKELNGKKLTPFLKKKSIEIPSKLVDDYFKNFIPEIAKKIDIDANGFEIELRDQIASCTIQPVFDFFKNCYYLNLYFDYNGYIFDGSKTKKTHSFVDFSVANEPRIIQFKRSADENSYAEKLFEVGLEKIKNELFGLISDAENSDPYINIQLIIDNKEKLKDLGFNIENLKLESKEIITENHSISASKETTGDWFDIKIIITVGNYKINFSEIIPNIKSKERLFPLPDGNYFLIPLEWFSKYGSLAKLAKTENGVLLLRKSNFTALDGISEIDSDLDQIHQAEFTASDLIKATLRPYQIEGVKWLLGHFNSNMGACLADDMGLGKTLQTLSVLVSVQEQLGFTTKTTNFDLFSNETTVEREPLKALIVLPSSLVFNWFNEAGKFTPHFSKMQYVGNDRKSLASRINSTDLIFTSYSIIHRDISILEKYDFRYLILDESQYIKNKNSKIFKAINKISTGHKIALSGTPIENSLDDLWSQMQFINPDILGTYAFFMENFKNPIEKKQNEEVLSELKNLIQPYILRRTKEQVLKDLPELTEQIYYCDMDPEQEKLYEKEKSKARNFLLKTDGSPDKISIINTLMKLRQLSNHPKMVDADSEIDSGKFIAVTNYLENLVKAKQKVIIFSSFVTNLNFYTDWCKENKIEFCEITGETPADKREQQVKMFQEKENPLLFFISLKAGGVGLNITKASYVLFLDPWWNPFAEKQGVGRAHRIGQMNKVNVVRFISKNTVEEKIIKLQENKKLLSDSLLEESYINDEIEGNLEYILGS, encoded by the coding sequence TTGGAACCTACAAAATCCTTTCAGTTCTGTTTTGACATCAGTTTTGAAAAAAATCTGAACGCCTATATCCCAACAGCGTATATTGTCGAAAATACAAGCGAAATCAAATATCTTGACAAAAAAGCAACCAAAGGCGTGCTGGAGAGTTTTGGTATTGATTATGAAACTTTAGATCACAATTCAAAAAAGATTCTTACTATTTGCGAATCTTTAAAACCTGAATTTGTATTTAAAAAATTTAGCACAAAAGTAAAATCAGCCAAAACAATTGCCGATTTGCAGAAAGATTCTAAAATTGATTTTGCTATTCGCCAGCATTTAAAAATTAATTTAAGTCCGTTTTACAGTTTAATTGTTCAAGAGCAATATCCGCTGTCTATTGATTTAGGACCCGAAAAAGATTTTTATCGTTCAAGAGTCAGCATCGATCCATTAGATTTTGAACCTCAAATTCAGTTCGATAAACATTCAGAAGGAATCACTTATACCCTTTCTTTAAAAGAAAACGAGACTACATTTTTGCCAATGGACAATAAAGTAGATATTCTTTCTGATGAACCTGGCTGGTTGATTGTCAATAAAAAACTAGGACAATTAAAAGAGTTAAACGGTAAAAAACTGACTCCATTTTTAAAGAAAAAATCAATCGAGATTCCTTCAAAATTGGTTGATGATTATTTTAAAAATTTCATTCCCGAAATAGCTAAAAAAATTGACATTGATGCCAATGGTTTTGAAATTGAACTTCGTGACCAAATCGCTTCTTGTACGATTCAGCCTGTTTTTGATTTCTTTAAAAACTGTTATTATCTCAATCTTTATTTTGATTATAACGGATATATTTTTGATGGAAGCAAAACAAAAAAAACACATTCATTTGTAGATTTCAGCGTTGCCAATGAACCTCGAATCATTCAGTTTAAACGAAGCGCTGATGAAAATTCATATGCAGAAAAACTATTCGAAGTTGGTTTAGAAAAAATCAAAAATGAATTATTTGGATTAATTTCTGATGCTGAAAATTCAGATCCTTATATCAACATTCAATTGATAATTGACAATAAAGAAAAACTGAAAGATCTAGGCTTTAACATTGAAAACTTAAAACTGGAAAGCAAAGAAATTATCACTGAAAACCACAGTATTTCTGCTTCTAAAGAAACAACTGGAGATTGGTTTGATATTAAAATCATCATCACGGTTGGAAATTATAAGATTAATTTCAGCGAAATTATTCCAAACATAAAAAGCAAAGAAAGACTTTTCCCTTTGCCTGACGGAAACTACTTTTTGATTCCGTTAGAATGGTTTAGCAAATATGGTTCTTTGGCGAAATTAGCTAAAACAGAAAATGGAGTTCTTTTGTTACGCAAAAGCAATTTTACAGCTTTAGACGGAATTTCAGAAATTGACAGTGATTTAGATCAAATTCATCAGGCCGAATTTACTGCTTCAGACTTGATAAAAGCAACTCTACGACCGTATCAAATTGAGGGTGTAAAATGGCTTTTAGGACACTTCAATTCTAACATGGGAGCTTGTTTAGCCGACGATATGGGACTAGGAAAAACATTGCAGACTTTATCTGTTTTGGTTTCCGTACAGGAACAATTAGGCTTTACAACCAAAACCACCAATTTTGATTTGTTTTCGAACGAAACAACTGTAGAAAGAGAACCATTAAAAGCTCTAATTGTTCTTCCTTCTTCTTTGGTTTTTAACTGGTTTAATGAAGCTGGAAAATTCACGCCTCACTTTTCGAAAATGCAATATGTTGGTAACGACAGAAAATCTTTAGCAAGCAGAATCAATTCGACCGACTTGATTTTTACAAGTTACAGCATTATTCATCGTGATATTTCAATTTTAGAAAAGTACGATTTCCGTTATCTGATTTTGGACGAGAGCCAATACATCAAAAACAAAAATTCTAAGATTTTTAAAGCTATAAATAAAATTAGTACGGGACATAAAATTGCTTTAAGCGGAACACCAATCGAAAATTCGCTTGACGATTTATGGTCACAAATGCAGTTTATCAATCCTGATATTTTGGGAACTTATGCCTTTTTCATGGAAAATTTCAAAAATCCGATTGAGAAAAAACAGAATGAAGAAGTTTTATCAGAATTGAAAAACCTCATTCAACCTTATATTTTAAGACGAACCAAAGAACAGGTTTTAAAAGATTTACCAGAATTAACAGAGCAGATTTATTACTGCGACATGGATCCTGAACAGGAAAAATTATACGAAAAAGAAAAATCTAAAGCTCGTAATTTCTTACTCAAAACGGATGGATCTCCTGATAAAATCAGTATTATTAATACGTTGATGAAATTGCGTCAGTTAAGTAATCACCCAAAAATGGTTGATGCAGATTCTGAAATTGATTCTGGAAAATTTATTGCTGTTACTAATTATCTAGAAAACTTGGTAAAAGCAAAACAAAAGGTGATCATCTTTAGTTCGTTTGTTACCAATTTGAATTTTTATACCGATTGGTGTAAGGAAAACAAAATTGAATTCTGCGAAATTACTGGCGAAACGCCAGCAGATAAAAGAGAACAGCAGGTGAAGATGTTTCAAGAAAAAGAAAATCCGTTATTGTTCTTTATTTCATTAAAAGCAGGTGGAGTTGGTTTAAATATTACGAAAGCTTCTTACGTTTTATTCTTGGATCCTTGGTGGAATCCTTTCGCCGAAAAACAAGGCGTTGGACGTGCGCATAGAATTGGACAAATGAATAAAGTTAACGTTGTTCGATTTATTTCGAAAAACACAGTTGAGGAAAAAATCATCAAACTGCAAGAAAATAAAAAGCTATTATCAGATTCTCTTTTGGAAGAAAGTTACATCAATGATGAGATTGAAGGTAACTTAGAATACATTTTAGGCTCGTAA
- a CDS encoding DUF5103 domain-containing protein, with product MPKFLYTSFIFLFIFTLAKAQEKEIDPPYNIKTVSFIQNGSNVPPIFELGSGFSFQFDDLFGNEANYYFEIIHCDYNWIPTAIPKTDYVVGMDNQRITDFSNSFNTLQVYTHYRLTFPNQFTQQIRLSGNYMLRILNEDRELVFSRKFILYENHCTVGVQVKRSRNLSNIDYKQNLEFTILSNDIAFQTPLQNVKVLLLQNGNFQTEIKNIVPQYTIGNQLIYKYDKETQFWGGNEFLYFENKDIRAASNNVAKIGSNNDIYNSFLYTNAARGNQIYTNYEDVNGNFVVKNINGSNNDIEADYAWVYFTLSAPAFRMNKDIYITGMFNNYSLSPEYKMDYNTDKAVFEKAIMIKQGFTNFQYTVADKKEVIDFENAIDGNFYQTENEYTILVYYKEATDRYQRVIGKGNANSINIVN from the coding sequence ATGCCAAAATTTTTATATACAAGCTTTATTTTCCTTTTTATTTTCACTTTAGCGAAAGCTCAAGAAAAAGAAATTGATCCTCCTTATAATATTAAAACGGTTTCTTTTATTCAAAATGGAAGTAATGTTCCGCCAATTTTCGAATTGGGTTCTGGATTTTCATTTCAATTTGATGATTTGTTTGGCAATGAAGCTAATTATTATTTTGAAATCATTCATTGCGATTACAATTGGATTCCAACAGCTATTCCAAAAACAGACTACGTTGTCGGCATGGATAACCAGAGAATTACAGACTTTTCTAATTCGTTTAATACACTTCAAGTATATACTCATTATAGGCTTACTTTTCCGAATCAGTTTACACAACAAATACGTCTTTCGGGAAATTATATGCTTCGGATTTTAAATGAAGATCGGGAACTCGTTTTCTCAAGAAAATTTATTTTATATGAAAATCATTGTACCGTTGGAGTACAAGTAAAAAGAAGCCGTAATCTGAGTAATATTGATTACAAGCAGAATCTAGAATTTACAATTTTATCAAATGATATTGCTTTTCAGACTCCATTGCAGAATGTAAAAGTGCTTTTATTGCAAAATGGAAACTTTCAAACTGAGATAAAAAACATTGTTCCTCAATACACCATTGGCAATCAGCTTATTTACAAATATGACAAAGAAACTCAATTTTGGGGAGGAAATGAGTTTTTATATTTTGAAAATAAAGACATTCGCGCAGCCAGTAATAATGTTGCTAAAATAGGCTCGAACAATGATATCTATAATTCATTTTTATACACCAATGCCGCAAGAGGAAATCAGATTTATACTAATTATGAAGATGTAAACGGAAACTTTGTGGTAAAGAACATTAATGGATCTAACAACGATATTGAAGCTGATTATGCGTGGGTTTATTTTACGCTTTCTGCGCCTGCTTTTAGAATGAATAAAGATATTTATATTACAGGAATGTTCAATAATTACAGCCTTTCTCCAGAATACAAAATGGATTACAATACTGATAAAGCAGTTTTTGAAAAAGCCATTATGATTAAGCAGGGTTTTACTAATTTTCAATATACCGTTGCAGACAAAAAAGAGGTTATTGATTTTGAAAATGCCATTGACGGAAACTTTTA